The following proteins are co-located in the bacterium genome:
- a CDS encoding N-6 DNA methylase gives PPFSLDKWGAESAAADKYRRFWRGVPPKSKGDYAFITHMVEIASEGTGKVAVIVPHGVLFRGGSEGAIRRQFIEENLLETVIGLPANLFFGTGIPACILLFNKGKTTTDVLFIDASHDYAENRNQKALRTEDVEKIIATHTALATVEKYAYRATRAEIAENDYNLNIPRYVDTFEQEEEIDILAVQAEIDRLEGELAKTRAEMRKYLEELGFDGIFG, from the coding sequence CCGCCATTCTCACTGGATAAGTGGGGAGCAGAGAGCGCGGCGGCGGACAAGTACCGACGTTTCTGGCGCGGGGTACCGCCGAAGTCGAAGGGCGACTACGCTTTTATCACGCATATGGTAGAGATTGCCAGTGAAGGTACCGGCAAAGTGGCCGTCATCGTCCCCCATGGCGTACTCTTCCGGGGCGGGTCAGAGGGGGCTATCCGGCGACAGTTTATCGAGGAGAACCTGCTGGAGACGGTTATCGGTTTACCGGCCAATCTGTTTTTTGGCACCGGTATTCCGGCGTGTATATTGCTATTCAATAAAGGCAAGACTACCACGGATGTACTCTTTATCGATGCCAGCCACGACTATGCTGAGAATCGTAATCAGAAGGCATTACGCACGGAAGATGTCGAGAAGATCATTGCCACACACACCGCATTAGCAACTGTGGAGAAATACGCCTACCGTGCCACTCGTGCAGAGATCGCCGAAAATGACTACAATCTGAATATTCCCCGCTATGTGGATACCTTCGAGCAAGAAGAGGAGATAGATATCCTTGCGGTGCAGGCAGAGATTGATCGGTTGGAGGGGGAATTGGCGAAGACACGGGCAGAGATGCGGAAGTATCTGGAGGAGTTGGGATTCGATGGGATATTCGGGTAA
- a CDS encoding restriction endonuclease subunit S, which produces MVPNGWKEEELGNMARFISGGTPNRATTKYWNGDIPWLSAKDMKTFWLSDSQEKVTEAGAKNGTTSVPAGSILVLVRGMTLMKNVPVGVTTRLVTFNQDVKALLPIESVRADFLGYAIVASKRVLMSYVDQAGHGTGRMPTELLREHVIFVPPLPEQRAIATILATWDRAIEQTTRLIEAKRRLKQGLMQQMLTGKLRFPVFNCNWEHKKIGDLVRESRDLASSPDMNTRITVKLNLKGIEKREIRIREDGTTYYIRRAGQFIYGKQNLHKGAMGLVPDELDGYESSQDIPAFDFLGECIPEWFLYFMSRESFYTNLETIAKGTGSKRIHPSDLNKIPVHVPSISEQREIAECLGNLDHEIKLHKELLDNFKTQKQALMQKLLTGQVRVKVEEEDKANAL; this is translated from the coding sequence ATGGTGCCTAATGGGTGGAAAGAGGAAGAATTAGGTAATATGGCTCGCTTCATCTCTGGTGGGACGCCTAATCGCGCAACGACAAAATATTGGAATGGTGATATCCCTTGGTTAAGTGCAAAGGATATGAAGACATTCTGGCTCTCTGACTCTCAAGAGAAAGTAACAGAAGCAGGTGCTAAGAATGGTACAACCTCAGTGCCGGCTGGTTCTATACTCGTACTGGTGCGTGGCATGACATTAATGAAAAACGTTCCAGTCGGTGTTACCACTCGTCTGGTCACCTTTAATCAGGATGTGAAGGCTCTTCTGCCAATAGAAAGCGTCCGAGCTGACTTTCTGGGTTATGCGATAGTTGCATCAAAACGAGTTCTGATGTCTTATGTAGACCAGGCTGGTCATGGCACTGGACGTATGCCCACAGAGCTTCTACGAGAACACGTAATATTCGTTCCTCCCCTTCCCGAGCAGCGCGCAATCGCCACCATCCTCGCTACATGGGATCGTGCCATCGAGCAGACGACACGACTGATTGAGGCAAAGCGGCGGTTGAAGCAGGGGTTGATGCAGCAGATGTTGACGGGGAAGCTGCGATTCCCAGTATTTAACTGCAATTGGGAGCATAAGAAAATCGGGGACCTTGTCAGAGAAAGCAGGGACCTTGCTTCTTCTCCAGATATGAATACAAGAATTACTGTTAAACTCAACCTTAAAGGGATAGAAAAGCGTGAGATAAGGATACGAGAAGATGGCACCACCTATTACATCAGGCGGGCTGGTCAATTCATCTATGGGAAACAGAATCTCCATAAGGGGGCAATGGGACTAGTTCCAGATGAGCTTGATGGTTATGAGTCAAGTCAAGATATTCCTGCATTCGACTTTTTAGGTGAATGTATACCCGAATGGTTCTTATACTTCATGAGTAGAGAATCTTTTTATACCAATTTAGAAACTATCGCTAAGGGAACTGGTTCGAAACGTATTCATCCATCTGATCTAAATAAAATTCCAGTTCATGTTCCAAGCATTAGTGAACAAAGAGAAATTGCAGAATGTCTAGGAAATTTAGATCATGAGATTAAATTGCACAAGGAACTGCTTGATAATTTTAAAACTCAGAAGCAAGCTCTCATGCAAAAACTCCTCACCGGGCAGGTGCGGGTGAAGGTGGAAGAGGAGGACAAAGCCAATGCGTTATGA
- a CDS encoding DUF3800 domain-containing protein, whose product MRYEIYCDESHPDVFWSQSSSRARYLCIGGLWLAADLRTEVKGRLRELTLRHGKIGELKWHKVHAKWEHFYRDLIDLFVSYDAEQLRFRCILVEGDKVSMEHYHDGDPELGFYKFYYQMLVHWIESGHEYAIYCDNKTNRQHDRLQKMHRVLQHACSGQVVSIQALPSHEVQLLQLADFLLGMVSSRFNNDIEPGGTKDRVISYFEERLGKQWKLLPTSKGVRKLNIFKIALEEA is encoded by the coding sequence ATGCGTTATGAAATCTATTGCGATGAGAGCCATCCTGATGTATTTTGGTCGCAATCATCATCACGTGCGCGGTATTTATGCATCGGTGGTCTGTGGCTTGCCGCCGATTTGCGTACCGAAGTGAAAGGACGCCTTCGTGAACTTACATTACGACACGGAAAGATAGGTGAGCTTAAGTGGCACAAGGTACATGCGAAATGGGAGCACTTTTATCGTGATTTGATCGATCTATTCGTATCCTATGATGCTGAACAACTGCGGTTCCGCTGTATTCTGGTTGAAGGGGATAAGGTGTCCATGGAGCACTACCATGATGGTGATCCTGAACTTGGTTTCTATAAATTTTACTACCAGATGCTCGTGCATTGGATCGAGAGTGGACATGAGTATGCAATCTATTGCGATAATAAAACAAACCGGCAGCATGATCGTTTGCAAAAAATGCACCGGGTATTACAACATGCCTGCAGCGGACAAGTCGTTTCCATACAGGCACTTCCGTCGCATGAAGTACAACTCCTTCAACTCGCTGATTTTCTATTGGGGATGGTCTCGTCTCGCTTTAATAACGATATTGAACCGGGGGGAACAAAAGATCGAGTAATTTCCTACTTTGAGGAGCGACTGGGTAAGCAATGGAAACTGTTGCCGACTTCGAAGGGTGTGCGTAAGCTCAACATTTTCAAAATAGCATTAGAGGAGGCATAG